From Camelus dromedarius isolate mCamDro1 chromosome 23, mCamDro1.pat, whole genome shotgun sequence, a single genomic window includes:
- the SMG7 gene encoding nonsense-mediated mRNA decay factor SMG7 isoform X12 — MRTGNLKSEEHLKSSNIRQAEVLKADMTDSKLGPAEVWTSRQALQDLYQKMLVTDLEYALDKKVEQDLWNHAFKNQITTLQGQAKNRANPNRSEVQANLSLFLEAASGFYTQLLQELCTVFNVDLPCRVKSSQLGIISNKQTHTSAIVKPQSSSCSYICQHCLVHLGDIARYRNQTSQAESYYRHAAQLVPSNGQPYNQLAILASSKGDHLTTIFYYCRSIAVKFPFPAASTNLQKALSKALESRDEVKTRWGVSDFIKAFIKFHGHVYLSKSLEKLSPLREKLEEQFKRLLFQKAFNSQQLVHVTVINLFQLHHLRDFSNETEQHSYSQDEQLCWTQLLALFMSFLGILCKCPLQNKSQEESYNAYPLPAVKVSMDWLRLRPRVFQEAVVDERQYIWPWLISLLNSFHPHEEDLSSTNATPLPEEFELQGFLALRPSFRNLDFSKGHQGITGDKEGQQRQIRQQRLISIGKWIADNQPRLIQCENEVGKLLFITEIPELIVEDPSEAKENLILQETSVIESLAADGNPGLKSVLSTGRSVSSSCDPAEKPMVTFKENIKPREVNRDQGRSFPPKEVKSQTELRKTPVSEARKTPVTQTPSQASNSQFIPIHHPGAFPPLPSRPGFPPPTYVIPPPVAFSMGSGYTFPAGVSVPGTFLQPAAHSPAGNQVQAGKQSHIPYSQQRPSGPGPMNQGPQQPQPQPPAQQPLTSLPAQPAAQSTSQLQVQALAQQQQSPAKAVPALGKSPPHHSGFQQYQQADASKQLWNPPQVQGPLGKIMPVKQPYYLQTQDPIKLFEPSLQPPVMQQQPLEKKMKPFPMEPYNHNPSEVKVPEFYWDSSYSMADNRAVMAQPANVDRRGKRSPGAFRPEQDPAPGMPFEERYPNNSVFNEVYGKSLTTSSKAEPRPSAAPQEASLYSLFEGTPWSPSLPASSDHSTPASQSPHSSNPSSLPSSPPTHNHNSVPFSNFGPIGTPDNRDRRTADRWKTDKPAMGGFGIDYLSATSSSESSWHQASTPGGSWAGHGPSMEDSSAVLMESLKSIWSSSMMHPGPSALEQLLMQQKQKQQRGHGTMNPPH; from the exons ATTCTAAGCTGGGTCCAGCTGAGGTCTGGACATCCAGGCAGGCTCTGCAGGACCTGTACCAGAAAATGCTAGTTACTGATTTGGAATACGCTTTAGACAAGAAAGTAGAACAGGATCT CTGGAATCATGCCTTTAAGAATCAGATCACAACACTACAAGGCCAGGCAAAGAATCGAGCAAACCCGAATCGGAGTGAAGTTCAGGCAAACCTTTCTCTGTTCCTAGAGGCAGCTAGTGGCTTCTATACTCAG TTATTACAAGAACTGTGTACAGTGTTTAACGTAGATTTACCATGCCGTGTGAAGTCTTCCCAGCTGGGGATTATCAGCAATAAACAGACGCACACCAGCGCCATCGTGAAGCCACAGTCCAGCTCCTGTTCCTACATCTGCCAGCACTGCCTCGTCCACCTCGGAGACATTG CTCGATACAGAAACCAGACCAGCCAGGCAGAGTCCTACTATAGACATGCAGCTCAGCTTGTCCCCTCTAATG GTCAGCCTTACAATCAGTTGGCTATCTTAGCTTCCTCCAAAGGAGACCATCTGACCACCATTTTCTACTACTGCAGAAGCATCGCTGTGAAGTTCCCTTTCCCAGCTGCCTCTACTAATCTACAGAAAGCACTTTCTAAAGCACTGGAAAG ccGGGATGAGGTGAAAACCAGATGGGGTGTCTCTGACTTCATCAAGGCCTTTATTAAATTCCACGGTCATGTGTACCTGAGTAAGAGCTTGGAAAAGTTGAGCCCTCTTCGAGAGAAATTGGAAGAACAGTTTAAG AGGCTGCTGTTCCAAAAAGCTTTCAACTCTCAGCAGTTAGTTCACGTCACTGTCATTAACCTGTTTCAACTTCATCACCTTCGTGACTTTAGCAATGAAACGGAACAGCATAGTTATAGCCAAGATGAGCAGCTGTGTTGGACACAGTTGTTAGCCCTCTTTA TGTCTTTTCTTGGCATCCTGTGCAAATGTCCTCTCCAGAACAAGTCTCAGGAGGAGTCCTACAACGCCTACCCCCTCCCTGCAGTGAAGGTCTCCATGGACTGGCTGAGGCTCAGGCCCAGGGTCTTCCAGGAGGCGGTGGTGGATGAAAGACAGTA CATTTGGCCCTGGCTGATTTCTCTTCTGAACAGCTTCCACCCCCACGAAGAGGATCTTTCAAGCACTAACG CTACACCACTTCCGGAGGAGTTTGAGTTACAAGGATTCTTGGCTTTGAGACCTTCTTTCAG GAACTTGGATTTTTCCAAAGGCCACCAGGGTATCACAGGAGACAAAGAGGGCCAGCAGCGGCAGATTCGGCAGCAGCGTTTGATCTCCATAGGCAAATGGATCGCAGACAATCAGCCGAG gcTGATTCAGTGTGAAAATGAGGTAGGGAAATTGTTATTTATCACAGAAATCCCAGAGTTAATAGTGGAAGACCCCAGTGAAGCCAAAGAGAACCTCATTCTGCAAGAAACGTCCGTGATAGAGTCATTAGCTGCGGACGGGAACCCGGGGCTGAAGTCAGTGCTGTCTACGGGCCGGAGTGTAAGCAGCAGCTGTGACCCAGCAGAGAAGCCCATGGTCACCTTCAAAGAGAACATCAAGCCGCGAGAAGTGAACAGAGACCAAGGAAGAAGCTTTCCTCCCAAAGAG GTAAAATCCCAGACAGAATTAAGAAAGACTCCGGTGTCTGAAGCCAGGAAAACACCTGTCACTCAAACCCCAAGTCAAGCAAGTAACTCCCAGTTCATCCCCATCCATCACCCTGGAGCCTTCCCCCCTCTTCCCAGCCGGCCAG GGTTCCCGCCCCCAACGTATGTCATCCCCCCACCTGTGGCATTTTCTATGGGCTCAGGTTACACCTTCCCAGCTGGTGTTTCTGTCCCAGGAACCTTTCTTCAGCCTGCAGCTCACTCTCCAGCAGGAAACCAGGTGCAAGCTGGGAAACAGTCCCACATTCCTTACAGCCAGCAACGGCCCTCCGGACCAGGGCCAATGAACCAGGGACCTcaacagccacagccacagccacctgCCCAGCAGCCCCTTACATCTCTACCAGCTCAGCCAGCAGCCCAGTCCACAAGCCAGCTGCAGGTTCAAGCTCTCGCTCAGCAACAGCAGTCCCCTGCAAAAGCTGTGCCAGCTTTGGGGAAGAGCCCTCCTCACCACTCTGGATTCCAGCAG tatcaacaggcaGATGCCTCCAAACAACTGTGGAATCCCCCTCAGGTTCAAGGCCCGTTAGGGAAAATCATGCCTGTGAAACAGCCCTACTACCTTCAAACCCAAGACCCCATAAAACTGTTTGAGCCGTCATTGCAACCTCCCGTAATGCAGCAGCAGCCTCTAGAGAAAAAGATGAAGCCTTTTCCCATGGAGCCATATAACCACAACCCCTCAGAGGTCAAGGTCCCAGAATTCTACTGGGACTCTTCGTACAGCATGGCCGACAACAGGGCTGTCATGGCGCAGCCAGCGAACGTGGACCGCAGGGGCAAGCGGTCCCCAGGAGCCTTCCGTCCAGAGCAGGACCCTGCGCCCGGGATGCCGTTCGAG gaaaGATACCCAAATAACAGTGTGTTCAACGAGGTGTATGGGAAAAGCCTCACCACTAGCTCCAAAGCGGAACCGCGCCCCTCGGCGGCCCCGCAGGAAGCGTCGCTGTACTCCCTGTTTGAAGGAACCCCGTGGTCGCCGTCACTCCCGGCCAGCTCAG ACCATTCAACACCAGCCAGCCAATCTCCTCATTCCTCGAACCCAAGCAGCCTGCCGAGCTCCCCTCCAACACACAACCATAATTCTGTCCCGTTCTCCAATTTTGGACCCATTGGGACTCCAGATAACAGGGACAGGAGAACTGCAGATCGATGGAAAACTGATAAGCCAG CCATGGGGGGGTTTGGCATTGATTACCTCTCAGCAACGTCATCTTCTGAGAGCAGCTGGCATCAGGCCAGCACTCCGGGTGGCTCCTGGGCAGGCCATGGTCCCTCCATGGAGGATTCCTCTGCTGTGCTCATGGAAAGCTTAAAG TCTATCTGGTCCAGCTCCATGATGCATCCTGGACCTTCCGCTCTGGAGCAGCTGTTAatgcagcagaagcagaagcagcagcggGGACACGGCACCATGAACCCTCCACACTGA
- the SMG7 gene encoding nonsense-mediated mRNA decay factor SMG7 isoform X5: MRTWMFLQIVIVGENVSFKSQMRTGNLKSEEHLKSSNIRQAEVLKADMTDSKLGPAEVWTSRQALQDLYQKMLVTDLEYALDKKVEQDLWNHAFKNQITTLQGQAKNRANPNRSEVQANLSLFLEAASGFYTQLLQELCTVFNVDLPCRVKSSQLGIISNKQTHTSAIVKPQSSSCSYICQHCLVHLGDIARYRNQTSQAESYYRHAAQLVPSNGQPYNQLAILASSKGDHLTTIFYYCRSIAVKFPFPAASTNLQKALSKALESRDEVKTRWGVSDFIKAFIKFHGHVYLSKSLEKLSPLREKLEEQFKRLLFQKAFNSQQLVHVTVINLFQLHHLRDFSNETEQHSYSQDEQLCWTQLLALFMSFLGILCKCPLQNKSQEESYNAYPLPAVKVSMDWLRLRPRVFQEAVVDERQYIWPWLISLLNSFHPHEEDLSSTNATPLPEEFELQGFLALRPSFRNLDFSKGHQGITGDKEGQQRQIRQQRLISIGKWIADNQPRLIQCENEVGKLLFITEIPELIVEDPSEAKENLILQETSVIESLAADGNPGLKSVLSTGRSVSSSCDPAEKPMVTFKENIKPREVNRDQGRSFPPKEVKSQTELRKTPVSEARKTPVTQTPSQASNSQFIPIHHPGAFPPLPSRPGFPPPTYVIPPPVAFSMGSGYTFPAGVSVPGTFLQPAAHSPAGNQVQAGKQSHIPYSQQRPSGPGPMNQGPQQPQPQPPAQQPLTSLPAQPAAQSTSQLQVQALAQQQQSPAKAVPALGKSPPHHSGFQQYQQADASKQLWNPPQVQGPLGKIMPVKQPYYLQTQDPIKLFEPSLQPPVMQQQPLEKKMKPFPMEPYNHNPSEVKVPEFYWDSSYSMADNRAVMAQPANVDRRGKRSPGAFRPEQDPAPGMPFEDPKGSPLLPPDLLKSLAALEEEEELIFSNPPDLYPALLGPLASLPGRSLFKSLLEKPSELMSHSSSFLSLTGFSLNQERYPNNSVFNEVYGKSLTTSSKAEPRPSAAPQEASLYSLFEGTPWSPSLPASSDHSTPASQSPHSSNPSSLPSSPPTHNHNSVPFSNFGPIGTPDNRDRRTADRWKTDKPAMGGFGIDYLSATSSSESSWHQASTPGGSWAGHGPSMEDSSAVLMESLKSIWSSSMMHPGPSALEQLLMQQKQKQQRGHGTMNPPH; this comes from the exons ATTCTAAGCTGGGTCCAGCTGAGGTCTGGACATCCAGGCAGGCTCTGCAGGACCTGTACCAGAAAATGCTAGTTACTGATTTGGAATACGCTTTAGACAAGAAAGTAGAACAGGATCT CTGGAATCATGCCTTTAAGAATCAGATCACAACACTACAAGGCCAGGCAAAGAATCGAGCAAACCCGAATCGGAGTGAAGTTCAGGCAAACCTTTCTCTGTTCCTAGAGGCAGCTAGTGGCTTCTATACTCAG TTATTACAAGAACTGTGTACAGTGTTTAACGTAGATTTACCATGCCGTGTGAAGTCTTCCCAGCTGGGGATTATCAGCAATAAACAGACGCACACCAGCGCCATCGTGAAGCCACAGTCCAGCTCCTGTTCCTACATCTGCCAGCACTGCCTCGTCCACCTCGGAGACATTG CTCGATACAGAAACCAGACCAGCCAGGCAGAGTCCTACTATAGACATGCAGCTCAGCTTGTCCCCTCTAATG GTCAGCCTTACAATCAGTTGGCTATCTTAGCTTCCTCCAAAGGAGACCATCTGACCACCATTTTCTACTACTGCAGAAGCATCGCTGTGAAGTTCCCTTTCCCAGCTGCCTCTACTAATCTACAGAAAGCACTTTCTAAAGCACTGGAAAG ccGGGATGAGGTGAAAACCAGATGGGGTGTCTCTGACTTCATCAAGGCCTTTATTAAATTCCACGGTCATGTGTACCTGAGTAAGAGCTTGGAAAAGTTGAGCCCTCTTCGAGAGAAATTGGAAGAACAGTTTAAG AGGCTGCTGTTCCAAAAAGCTTTCAACTCTCAGCAGTTAGTTCACGTCACTGTCATTAACCTGTTTCAACTTCATCACCTTCGTGACTTTAGCAATGAAACGGAACAGCATAGTTATAGCCAAGATGAGCAGCTGTGTTGGACACAGTTGTTAGCCCTCTTTA TGTCTTTTCTTGGCATCCTGTGCAAATGTCCTCTCCAGAACAAGTCTCAGGAGGAGTCCTACAACGCCTACCCCCTCCCTGCAGTGAAGGTCTCCATGGACTGGCTGAGGCTCAGGCCCAGGGTCTTCCAGGAGGCGGTGGTGGATGAAAGACAGTA CATTTGGCCCTGGCTGATTTCTCTTCTGAACAGCTTCCACCCCCACGAAGAGGATCTTTCAAGCACTAACG CTACACCACTTCCGGAGGAGTTTGAGTTACAAGGATTCTTGGCTTTGAGACCTTCTTTCAG GAACTTGGATTTTTCCAAAGGCCACCAGGGTATCACAGGAGACAAAGAGGGCCAGCAGCGGCAGATTCGGCAGCAGCGTTTGATCTCCATAGGCAAATGGATCGCAGACAATCAGCCGAG gcTGATTCAGTGTGAAAATGAGGTAGGGAAATTGTTATTTATCACAGAAATCCCAGAGTTAATAGTGGAAGACCCCAGTGAAGCCAAAGAGAACCTCATTCTGCAAGAAACGTCCGTGATAGAGTCATTAGCTGCGGACGGGAACCCGGGGCTGAAGTCAGTGCTGTCTACGGGCCGGAGTGTAAGCAGCAGCTGTGACCCAGCAGAGAAGCCCATGGTCACCTTCAAAGAGAACATCAAGCCGCGAGAAGTGAACAGAGACCAAGGAAGAAGCTTTCCTCCCAAAGAG GTAAAATCCCAGACAGAATTAAGAAAGACTCCGGTGTCTGAAGCCAGGAAAACACCTGTCACTCAAACCCCAAGTCAAGCAAGTAACTCCCAGTTCATCCCCATCCATCACCCTGGAGCCTTCCCCCCTCTTCCCAGCCGGCCAG GGTTCCCGCCCCCAACGTATGTCATCCCCCCACCTGTGGCATTTTCTATGGGCTCAGGTTACACCTTCCCAGCTGGTGTTTCTGTCCCAGGAACCTTTCTTCAGCCTGCAGCTCACTCTCCAGCAGGAAACCAGGTGCAAGCTGGGAAACAGTCCCACATTCCTTACAGCCAGCAACGGCCCTCCGGACCAGGGCCAATGAACCAGGGACCTcaacagccacagccacagccacctgCCCAGCAGCCCCTTACATCTCTACCAGCTCAGCCAGCAGCCCAGTCCACAAGCCAGCTGCAGGTTCAAGCTCTCGCTCAGCAACAGCAGTCCCCTGCAAAAGCTGTGCCAGCTTTGGGGAAGAGCCCTCCTCACCACTCTGGATTCCAGCAG tatcaacaggcaGATGCCTCCAAACAACTGTGGAATCCCCCTCAGGTTCAAGGCCCGTTAGGGAAAATCATGCCTGTGAAACAGCCCTACTACCTTCAAACCCAAGACCCCATAAAACTGTTTGAGCCGTCATTGCAACCTCCCGTAATGCAGCAGCAGCCTCTAGAGAAAAAGATGAAGCCTTTTCCCATGGAGCCATATAACCACAACCCCTCAGAGGTCAAGGTCCCAGAATTCTACTGGGACTCTTCGTACAGCATGGCCGACAACAGGGCTGTCATGGCGCAGCCAGCGAACGTGGACCGCAGGGGCAAGCGGTCCCCAGGAGCCTTCCGTCCAGAGCAGGACCCTGCGCCCGGGATGCCGTTCGAG GACCCCAAgggctcccctctgctccctccggACCTGTTAAAGAGTCTGGCTgccttggaggaggaggaagagctgaTTTTTTCTAACCCTCCTGATCTTTACCCAGCTCTGCTGGGGCCTCTCGCCTCCCTTCCTGGACGAAGCCTCTTT AAATCCTTATTGGAGAAGCCCTCAGAGCTCATGTCACATTCATCCTCTTTTCTGTCCCTCACCGGATTCTCTCTCAATCAG gaaaGATACCCAAATAACAGTGTGTTCAACGAGGTGTATGGGAAAAGCCTCACCACTAGCTCCAAAGCGGAACCGCGCCCCTCGGCGGCCCCGCAGGAAGCGTCGCTGTACTCCCTGTTTGAAGGAACCCCGTGGTCGCCGTCACTCCCGGCCAGCTCAG ACCATTCAACACCAGCCAGCCAATCTCCTCATTCCTCGAACCCAAGCAGCCTGCCGAGCTCCCCTCCAACACACAACCATAATTCTGTCCCGTTCTCCAATTTTGGACCCATTGGGACTCCAGATAACAGGGACAGGAGAACTGCAGATCGATGGAAAACTGATAAGCCAG CCATGGGGGGGTTTGGCATTGATTACCTCTCAGCAACGTCATCTTCTGAGAGCAGCTGGCATCAGGCCAGCACTCCGGGTGGCTCCTGGGCAGGCCATGGTCCCTCCATGGAGGATTCCTCTGCTGTGCTCATGGAAAGCTTAAAG TCTATCTGGTCCAGCTCCATGATGCATCCTGGACCTTCCGCTCTGGAGCAGCTGTTAatgcagcagaagcagaagcagcagcggGGACACGGCACCATGAACCCTCCACACTGA
- the SMG7 gene encoding nonsense-mediated mRNA decay factor SMG7 isoform X4 has product MRTGNLKSEEHLKSSNIRQAEVLKADMTDSKLGPAEVWTSRQALQDLYQKMLVTDLEYALDKKVEQDLWNHAFKNQITTLQGQAKNRANPNRSEVQANLSLFLEAASGFYTQLLQELCTVFNVDLPCRVKSSQLGIISNKQTHTSAIVKPQSSSCSYICQHCLVHLGDIARYRNQTSQAESYYRHAAQLVPSNGQPYNQLAILASSKGDHLTTIFYYCRSIAVKFPFPAASTNLQKALSKALESRDEVKTRWGVSDFIKAFIKFHGHVYLSKSLEKLSPLREKLEEQFKRLLFQKAFNSQQLVHVTVINLFQLHHLRDFSNETEQHSYSQDEQLCWTQLLALFMSFLGILCKCPLQNKSQEESYNAYPLPAVKVSMDWLRLRPRVFQEAVVDERQYIWPWLISLLNSFHPHEEDLSSTNATPLPEEFELQGFLALRPSFRNLDFSKGHQGITGDKEGQQRQIRQQRLISIGKWIADNQPRLIQCENEVGKLLFITEIPELIVEDPSEAKENLILQETSVIESLAADGNPGLKSVLSTGRSVSSSCDPAEKPMVTFKENIKPREVNRDQGRSFPPKEVKSQTELRKTPVSEARKTPVTQTPSQASNSQFIPIHHPGAFPPLPSRPGFPPPTYVIPPPVAFSMGSGYTFPAGVSVPGTFLQPAAHSPAGNQVQAGKQSHIPYSQQRPSGPGPMNQGPQQPQPQPPAQQPLTSLPAQPAAQSTSQLQVQALAQQQQSPAKAVPALGKSPPHHSGFQQYQQADASKQLWNPPQVQGPLGKIMPVKQPYYLQTQDPIKLFEPSLQPPVMQQQPLEKKMKPFPMEPYNHNPSEVKVPEFYWDSSYSMADNRAVMAQPANVDRRGKRSPGAFRPEQDPAPGMPFEDPKGSPLLPPDLLKSLAALEEEEELIFSNPPDLYPALLGPLASLPGRSLFKSLLEKPSELMSHSSSFLSLTGFSLNQERYPNNSVFNEVYGKSLTTSSKAEPRPSAAPQEASLYSLFEGTPWSPSLPASSDHSTPASQSPHSSNPSSLPSSPPTHNHNSVPFSNFGPIGTPDNRDRRTADRWKTDKPAMGGFGIDYLSATSSSESSWHQASTPGGSWAGHGPSMEDSSAVLMESLKSIWSSSMMHPGPSALEQLLMQQKQKQQRGHGTMNPPH; this is encoded by the exons ATTCTAAGCTGGGTCCAGCTGAGGTCTGGACATCCAGGCAGGCTCTGCAGGACCTGTACCAGAAAATGCTAGTTACTGATTTGGAATACGCTTTAGACAAGAAAGTAGAACAGGATCT CTGGAATCATGCCTTTAAGAATCAGATCACAACACTACAAGGCCAGGCAAAGAATCGAGCAAACCCGAATCGGAGTGAAGTTCAGGCAAACCTTTCTCTGTTCCTAGAGGCAGCTAGTGGCTTCTATACTCAG TTATTACAAGAACTGTGTACAGTGTTTAACGTAGATTTACCATGCCGTGTGAAGTCTTCCCAGCTGGGGATTATCAGCAATAAACAGACGCACACCAGCGCCATCGTGAAGCCACAGTCCAGCTCCTGTTCCTACATCTGCCAGCACTGCCTCGTCCACCTCGGAGACATTG CTCGATACAGAAACCAGACCAGCCAGGCAGAGTCCTACTATAGACATGCAGCTCAGCTTGTCCCCTCTAATG GTCAGCCTTACAATCAGTTGGCTATCTTAGCTTCCTCCAAAGGAGACCATCTGACCACCATTTTCTACTACTGCAGAAGCATCGCTGTGAAGTTCCCTTTCCCAGCTGCCTCTACTAATCTACAGAAAGCACTTTCTAAAGCACTGGAAAG ccGGGATGAGGTGAAAACCAGATGGGGTGTCTCTGACTTCATCAAGGCCTTTATTAAATTCCACGGTCATGTGTACCTGAGTAAGAGCTTGGAAAAGTTGAGCCCTCTTCGAGAGAAATTGGAAGAACAGTTTAAG AGGCTGCTGTTCCAAAAAGCTTTCAACTCTCAGCAGTTAGTTCACGTCACTGTCATTAACCTGTTTCAACTTCATCACCTTCGTGACTTTAGCAATGAAACGGAACAGCATAGTTATAGCCAAGATGAGCAGCTGTGTTGGACACAGTTGTTAGCCCTCTTTA TGTCTTTTCTTGGCATCCTGTGCAAATGTCCTCTCCAGAACAAGTCTCAGGAGGAGTCCTACAACGCCTACCCCCTCCCTGCAGTGAAGGTCTCCATGGACTGGCTGAGGCTCAGGCCCAGGGTCTTCCAGGAGGCGGTGGTGGATGAAAGACAGTA CATTTGGCCCTGGCTGATTTCTCTTCTGAACAGCTTCCACCCCCACGAAGAGGATCTTTCAAGCACTAACG CTACACCACTTCCGGAGGAGTTTGAGTTACAAGGATTCTTGGCTTTGAGACCTTCTTTCAG GAACTTGGATTTTTCCAAAGGCCACCAGGGTATCACAGGAGACAAAGAGGGCCAGCAGCGGCAGATTCGGCAGCAGCGTTTGATCTCCATAGGCAAATGGATCGCAGACAATCAGCCGAG gcTGATTCAGTGTGAAAATGAGGTAGGGAAATTGTTATTTATCACAGAAATCCCAGAGTTAATAGTGGAAGACCCCAGTGAAGCCAAAGAGAACCTCATTCTGCAAGAAACGTCCGTGATAGAGTCATTAGCTGCGGACGGGAACCCGGGGCTGAAGTCAGTGCTGTCTACGGGCCGGAGTGTAAGCAGCAGCTGTGACCCAGCAGAGAAGCCCATGGTCACCTTCAAAGAGAACATCAAGCCGCGAGAAGTGAACAGAGACCAAGGAAGAAGCTTTCCTCCCAAAGAG GTAAAATCCCAGACAGAATTAAGAAAGACTCCGGTGTCTGAAGCCAGGAAAACACCTGTCACTCAAACCCCAAGTCAAGCAAGTAACTCCCAGTTCATCCCCATCCATCACCCTGGAGCCTTCCCCCCTCTTCCCAGCCGGCCAG GGTTCCCGCCCCCAACGTATGTCATCCCCCCACCTGTGGCATTTTCTATGGGCTCAGGTTACACCTTCCCAGCTGGTGTTTCTGTCCCAGGAACCTTTCTTCAGCCTGCAGCTCACTCTCCAGCAGGAAACCAGGTGCAAGCTGGGAAACAGTCCCACATTCCTTACAGCCAGCAACGGCCCTCCGGACCAGGGCCAATGAACCAGGGACCTcaacagccacagccacagccacctgCCCAGCAGCCCCTTACATCTCTACCAGCTCAGCCAGCAGCCCAGTCCACAAGCCAGCTGCAGGTTCAAGCTCTCGCTCAGCAACAGCAGTCCCCTGCAAAAGCTGTGCCAGCTTTGGGGAAGAGCCCTCCTCACCACTCTGGATTCCAGCAG tatcaacaggcaGATGCCTCCAAACAACTGTGGAATCCCCCTCAGGTTCAAGGCCCGTTAGGGAAAATCATGCCTGTGAAACAGCCCTACTACCTTCAAACCCAAGACCCCATAAAACTGTTTGAGCCGTCATTGCAACCTCCCGTAATGCAGCAGCAGCCTCTAGAGAAAAAGATGAAGCCTTTTCCCATGGAGCCATATAACCACAACCCCTCAGAGGTCAAGGTCCCAGAATTCTACTGGGACTCTTCGTACAGCATGGCCGACAACAGGGCTGTCATGGCGCAGCCAGCGAACGTGGACCGCAGGGGCAAGCGGTCCCCAGGAGCCTTCCGTCCAGAGCAGGACCCTGCGCCCGGGATGCCGTTCGAG GACCCCAAgggctcccctctgctccctccggACCTGTTAAAGAGTCTGGCTgccttggaggaggaggaagagctgaTTTTTTCTAACCCTCCTGATCTTTACCCAGCTCTGCTGGGGCCTCTCGCCTCCCTTCCTGGACGAAGCCTCTTT AAATCCTTATTGGAGAAGCCCTCAGAGCTCATGTCACATTCATCCTCTTTTCTGTCCCTCACCGGATTCTCTCTCAATCAG gaaaGATACCCAAATAACAGTGTGTTCAACGAGGTGTATGGGAAAAGCCTCACCACTAGCTCCAAAGCGGAACCGCGCCCCTCGGCGGCCCCGCAGGAAGCGTCGCTGTACTCCCTGTTTGAAGGAACCCCGTGGTCGCCGTCACTCCCGGCCAGCTCAG ACCATTCAACACCAGCCAGCCAATCTCCTCATTCCTCGAACCCAAGCAGCCTGCCGAGCTCCCCTCCAACACACAACCATAATTCTGTCCCGTTCTCCAATTTTGGACCCATTGGGACTCCAGATAACAGGGACAGGAGAACTGCAGATCGATGGAAAACTGATAAGCCAG CCATGGGGGGGTTTGGCATTGATTACCTCTCAGCAACGTCATCTTCTGAGAGCAGCTGGCATCAGGCCAGCACTCCGGGTGGCTCCTGGGCAGGCCATGGTCCCTCCATGGAGGATTCCTCTGCTGTGCTCATGGAAAGCTTAAAG TCTATCTGGTCCAGCTCCATGATGCATCCTGGACCTTCCGCTCTGGAGCAGCTGTTAatgcagcagaagcagaagcagcagcggGGACACGGCACCATGAACCCTCCACACTGA